A window of Diospyros lotus cultivar Yz01 chromosome 14, ASM1463336v1, whole genome shotgun sequence contains these coding sequences:
- the LOC127790868 gene encoding hypersensitive-induced reaction 1 protein-like isoform X1 — protein sequence MASSLENMGNLLCCVQVDQSTVAIEEKFGRFEGILKPGCHCVPWFLGSQLAGRLSLRLQQLDVNCETKTKDNVFVNVVASVQYYALADKACDAFYKLTNTRTQIQAYVYDVIRATVPKLSLDDVFEQKNGIARAVEDELEKAMSAYGYEIVQTLIVDIEPNENVKRAMNEINAAARLRLAATDKAEAEKILQIKRAEGEAESKYLSGLGIARQRQAIVDGLRESVVGFSINVPGTSAKDVMDMILVTQYFDTMKEIGASSKSSAVFVPHAPGAVHDVAAQIHDGLVQASEH from the exons ATGGCATCTTCTCTAGAGAACATGGGTAATTTACTCTGTTGTGTACAAGTTGATCAATCCACAGTTGCCATTGAGGAGAAGTTTGGTAGGTTTGAGGGTATACTCAAGCCGGGATGTCACTGCGTACCTTGGTTCCTTGGCAGTCAGCTAGCTGGTCGCCTCTCTCTCCGGCTGCAGCAGTTGGATGTTAATTGTGAGACCAAGACAAAG GACAATGTATTTGTGAACGTTGTTGCATCCGTGCAATACTATGCTCTGGCAGATAAGGCATGTGACGCTTTCTACAAGCTCACCAACACAAGGACCCAGATCCAGGCCTATGTTTATGACG TAATCAGAGCAACAGTTCCAAAGCTCAGTCTGGATGATGTATTTGAGCAAAAGAATGGCATTGCCAGAGCAGTTGAAGATGAACTCGAAAAG GCAATGTCAGCTTATGGGTACGAGATTGTGCAGACACTGATTGTAGATATAGAACCCAATGAGAATGTAAAGCGGGCAATGAATGAAATCAATGCTG CGGCAAGGCTGAGGCTGGCTGCTACTGATAAGGCAGAGGCTGAGAAAATTCTACAGATTAAGCGGGCTGAAGGTGAGGCCGAATCAAAGTACTTGTCGGGATTGGGCATCGCTCGCCAACGACAAGCAATTGTCGATGGGTTGAGAGAGAGCGTTGTGGGCTTCTCCATCAATGTGCCAGGAACTAGTGCAAAGGATGTTATGGATATGATCCTTGTCACCCAGTACTTTGACACCATGAAAGAAATCGGTGCTTCCTCCAAATCGTCTGCTGTATTCGTACCCCATGCGCCTGGTGCTGTGCACGACGTGGCTGCTCAGATCCACGATGGGCTTGTTCAAGCTTCAGAGCATTGA
- the LOC127790868 gene encoding hypersensitive-induced reaction 1 protein-like isoform X2: protein MGNLLCCVQVDQSTVAIEEKFGRFEGILKPGCHCVPWFLGSQLAGRLSLRLQQLDVNCETKTKDNVFVNVVASVQYYALADKACDAFYKLTNTRTQIQAYVYDVIRATVPKLSLDDVFEQKNGIARAVEDELEKAMSAYGYEIVQTLIVDIEPNENVKRAMNEINAAARLRLAATDKAEAEKILQIKRAEGEAESKYLSGLGIARQRQAIVDGLRESVVGFSINVPGTSAKDVMDMILVTQYFDTMKEIGASSKSSAVFVPHAPGAVHDVAAQIHDGLVQASEH, encoded by the exons ATGGGTAATTTACTCTGTTGTGTACAAGTTGATCAATCCACAGTTGCCATTGAGGAGAAGTTTGGTAGGTTTGAGGGTATACTCAAGCCGGGATGTCACTGCGTACCTTGGTTCCTTGGCAGTCAGCTAGCTGGTCGCCTCTCTCTCCGGCTGCAGCAGTTGGATGTTAATTGTGAGACCAAGACAAAG GACAATGTATTTGTGAACGTTGTTGCATCCGTGCAATACTATGCTCTGGCAGATAAGGCATGTGACGCTTTCTACAAGCTCACCAACACAAGGACCCAGATCCAGGCCTATGTTTATGACG TAATCAGAGCAACAGTTCCAAAGCTCAGTCTGGATGATGTATTTGAGCAAAAGAATGGCATTGCCAGAGCAGTTGAAGATGAACTCGAAAAG GCAATGTCAGCTTATGGGTACGAGATTGTGCAGACACTGATTGTAGATATAGAACCCAATGAGAATGTAAAGCGGGCAATGAATGAAATCAATGCTG CGGCAAGGCTGAGGCTGGCTGCTACTGATAAGGCAGAGGCTGAGAAAATTCTACAGATTAAGCGGGCTGAAGGTGAGGCCGAATCAAAGTACTTGTCGGGATTGGGCATCGCTCGCCAACGACAAGCAATTGTCGATGGGTTGAGAGAGAGCGTTGTGGGCTTCTCCATCAATGTGCCAGGAACTAGTGCAAAGGATGTTATGGATATGATCCTTGTCACCCAGTACTTTGACACCATGAAAGAAATCGGTGCTTCCTCCAAATCGTCTGCTGTATTCGTACCCCATGCGCCTGGTGCTGTGCACGACGTGGCTGCTCAGATCCACGATGGGCTTGTTCAAGCTTCAGAGCATTGA